A single window of Vigna radiata var. radiata cultivar VC1973A chromosome 4, Vradiata_ver6, whole genome shotgun sequence DNA harbors:
- the LOC106759223 gene encoding shaggy-related protein kinase epsilon isoform X1 — protein sequence MASTIGKPGDDSTIVEKLPDEINEMKIKDEKEMDTAMVDGNGTETGRIIVTTIGGRQGQPKQTISYMAERIVGQGSFGIVFQAKCLETGETVAIKKVLQDKRYKNRELQTMRLLDHPNVVSLKHCFFSTTDKDELYLNLVLEYVPETVYRVVKHYSKANQRMPLIYVKLYTYQICRALAYIHGCVGVCHRDIKPQNLLVNPHTHQVKLCDFGSAKVLIKGEPNISYICSRYYRAPELIFGATEYTTAIDMWSVGCVLAELLLGQPLFPGDSGVDQLVEIIKVLGTPTREEIKCMNPNYTEFKFPQIKAHPWHKIFHKRMPPEAVDLVSRLLQYSPNLRSTALDACVHPFFDELRDHNTRLPNGRPMPPLFNFKPQELKGVTLELLCKLVPEHARKQCPSLNF from the exons ATGGCCTCAACTATTGGTAAACCGGGTGATGATTCCACGATTGTTGAAAAGCTCCCGGATGAGATTAATGAAATGAAGATCAAGGATGAAAAG GAAATGGATACTGCAATGGTGGATGGAAATGGAACTGAAACTGGCCGTATTATTGTGACCACTATTGGTGGTCGACAAGGTCAACCTAAACAG ACTATAAGTTACATGGCAGAACGTATTGTCGGACAAGGCTCATTTGGTATTGTGTTTCAG GCTAAATGTCTTGAAACTGGAGAAACTGTAGCAATCAAGAAAGTTTTGCAGGATAAAAGATACAAGAATCGCGAATTGCAAACAATGCGCCTTCTTGATCATCCCAATGTTGTATCACTAAAACATTGCTTCTTTTCTACCACAGATAAAGATGAACTCTATCTCAATTTGGTACTTGAATATGTACCTGAGACTGTATATCGTGTGGTGAAGCACTATAGCAAGGCAAATCAGCGGATGCCCCTAATATATGTTAAACTTTACACATATCAG ATTTGTAGAGCCTTGGCTTATATTCATGGATGTGTTGGAGTGTGCCACAGGGACATTAAGCCACAGAATCTGCTG GTAAATCCTCATACACATCAGGTCAAACTTTGTGATTTTGGGAGTGCAAAAGTTCTG ATCAAGGGTGAACCTAACATATCGTATATCTGCTCCCGATACTATCGAGCTCCTGAACTCATATTTGGAGCCACTGAGTATACTACTGCAATTGATATGTGGTCTGTTGGTTGTGTGCTGGCTGAGCTGCTCCTGGGGCAG CCTCTGTTTCCAGGAGATAGTGGAGTTGATCAACTTGTTGAAATTATCAAG gtACTCGGGACTCCAACTCGTGAGGAAATAAAATGCATGAATCCAAATTACACAGAGTTCAAGTTCCCTCAAATCAAGGCTCACCCCTGGCATAAG ATATTCCACAAGCGTATGCCCCCAGAAGCAGTAGATCTTGTTTCAAGGCTTCTCCAGTATTCTCCAAATTTACGAAGTACTGCT TTGGATGCATGTGTTCACCCATTTTTTGATGAACTCCGCGACCATAATACCCGTCTCCCTAATGGGCGCCCTATGCCACCCCTCTTTAATTTCAAACCTCAAG AGCTCAAGGGAGTGACTTTGGAGCTGCTATGCAAACTTGTTCCAGAACATGCTCGGAAACAGTGTCCATCCCTTAATTTCTAG
- the LOC106759223 gene encoding shaggy-related protein kinase epsilon isoform X2 → MRLLDHPNVVSLKHCFFSTTDKDELYLNLVLEYVPETVYRVVKHYSKANQRMPLIYVKLYTYQICRALAYIHGCVGVCHRDIKPQNLLVNPHTHQVKLCDFGSAKVLIKGEPNISYICSRYYRAPELIFGATEYTTAIDMWSVGCVLAELLLGQPLFPGDSGVDQLVEIIKVLGTPTREEIKCMNPNYTEFKFPQIKAHPWHKIFHKRMPPEAVDLVSRLLQYSPNLRSTALDACVHPFFDELRDHNTRLPNGRPMPPLFNFKPQELKGVTLELLCKLVPEHARKQCPSLNF, encoded by the exons ATGCGCCTTCTTGATCATCCCAATGTTGTATCACTAAAACATTGCTTCTTTTCTACCACAGATAAAGATGAACTCTATCTCAATTTGGTACTTGAATATGTACCTGAGACTGTATATCGTGTGGTGAAGCACTATAGCAAGGCAAATCAGCGGATGCCCCTAATATATGTTAAACTTTACACATATCAG ATTTGTAGAGCCTTGGCTTATATTCATGGATGTGTTGGAGTGTGCCACAGGGACATTAAGCCACAGAATCTGCTG GTAAATCCTCATACACATCAGGTCAAACTTTGTGATTTTGGGAGTGCAAAAGTTCTG ATCAAGGGTGAACCTAACATATCGTATATCTGCTCCCGATACTATCGAGCTCCTGAACTCATATTTGGAGCCACTGAGTATACTACTGCAATTGATATGTGGTCTGTTGGTTGTGTGCTGGCTGAGCTGCTCCTGGGGCAG CCTCTGTTTCCAGGAGATAGTGGAGTTGATCAACTTGTTGAAATTATCAAG gtACTCGGGACTCCAACTCGTGAGGAAATAAAATGCATGAATCCAAATTACACAGAGTTCAAGTTCCCTCAAATCAAGGCTCACCCCTGGCATAAG ATATTCCACAAGCGTATGCCCCCAGAAGCAGTAGATCTTGTTTCAAGGCTTCTCCAGTATTCTCCAAATTTACGAAGTACTGCT TTGGATGCATGTGTTCACCCATTTTTTGATGAACTCCGCGACCATAATACCCGTCTCCCTAATGGGCGCCCTATGCCACCCCTCTTTAATTTCAAACCTCAAG AGCTCAAGGGAGTGACTTTGGAGCTGCTATGCAAACTTGTTCCAGAACATGCTCGGAAACAGTGTCCATCCCTTAATTTCTAG